The region TGGCCGTGTCCTTGCCGGATCGCAGCACCCGCCCAGGAGTCTCGCCCGTCGCCTTGCCATCGACGACGGTCTCGACCCCGTTGACGAGCACCCGAACGACACCGATCGAGTCGGCCGTGAGGCGGACGCTGCCTCCCGGCAGGTCGGCGACCAGGGCCGCCGGCTCGGAGCCGATCGTCTCAGGATCGAAGGCGACCAGGTCGGCGTGGTACCCCTCGGCGATACGGCCCCGCTCCCGTAGACCGAACAGCTGGGCGGGAGCGTCGGTGATGAGCTGGACCGCACGCTCCAAGGGGACGAGCTGCCGCCCGCGGATCATGTCGCCCAGGAACCTCGTGGTGTACGGGGCACCGCACATGCGATCGAGATGGGCGCCGGCGTCGGAGCCGCCGAGCATGGCGCGTTCGTCCGACCACACCTGCTTGCGGAGCTCCCAGGTATCGGCGTCGTTGTCGGGAGGCATCGGCCACAGGATCGTCTTCAGCTCGTCGTTGATGACGATCTCGGTGAGGGTGCTGAACGGGTCGGCGCCGCGCTCGGTCGCCAGCTCCCCGACCACGCGGCCCTTCATGCCCTCGTTGGCAGCGGAGTAGGTGTCTCCGATCACGTAGTGGCGGAAGTCGGCCAGGCGGCGGAACACGCCTGCCTCCGGGCTCTTCGCCTGGGCCATCATCTCCCGCCTGACCTCGGGATCACGGAGCTTCTCGATGCGCTCGGGGATGGGCAGGCCGAGGATCGGCCCCCAGCCCGGGATCATGTTGAGGGCGCAGTAGTTGCGGAAGCTCATGTTCATGGGCACGAGCACCGGCATGGTGAGGGCCACTATGCGCCCCCCTGCCTGCTGGGCGATGCTCGACGCCTCGAGCTGGCGGGTCACCCGCTCGGGCACCCGAGAGTCGACTGTCAGCACGTTCCAGTTGATCGGCCGGCGGGCCGCTACCGACATCCCGACGAGCAGGTCGATCTCCTCGTCGCTGAACATGTTGAGGCAGCCCTGCACGATCCCCTCGAGGGTCGTGCCACCGTGCTCGCCGACGGCGCGGCACAAGGCGATCAGCTCCTCGTGCGAGGCATAGCGCGAGGCCACCGGCTTCCCGTCGCCATCGGAATGGGTGTTCGACAGGGTCGTGGAAAGCCCCAGGCCCCCGGCCTCCAGGCTCTCGTGGAGGACTCGCACCATCGCCTCGAGCTGCTCGGGGGTGGCCTCGTTGCCGATGGCGTCGGCGCCCATGACGTAGCGGCGGATGGCGCAGTGGCCGACCATGAAGCCGGCGTTGACGGCGATGCCGTGATCGACGGCGTCCAGATACTCGGCGAAGCTCTCCCAGCGCCAGTCGACGCCGTTCTCGAGTGCGGCGAGCGGCATTCCCTCGACCTTGGCCATCATCCGCCGGATGTAGTCGGCGTCCTCGGCCTTGATGGGAGCAAGCGTAAAGCCGCAGTTGCCGCCGACGACCGTGGTCACCCCGTGGACGTTGGACGGCGTGGCGCTCGGGTCCCAGAACAGCTGCGCGTCGTAGTGCGTGTGAGGGTCGACGAAACCGGGTGCCACGATCAGCCCGTCGGCGTCGAGGCTCCTGGCTGCCGGCTCGTCGACTGTTCCCACGGCGACGATGCGTCCGTCTCGGACCCCGATGTCACCTCGGATCGCGGGCGCGCCCGTGCCGTCGACGATCGTTGCCCGTTCGATCTTGTAGTCGAGCACAGCAACCTCCAAGCCGAAGGGCGTGCCGTCGACGCCCACCTCGCGCCGGCCTGCGGGCGCGTACCGCCGCCCCGACCTGCGGCGATCGTAGCTGACAGCACGTCAGATCTCAACGCGAGGAACGCCACCTCAGCACGGTCCCGATTGGCTCCGGAGCCAGCCCCGGAGTGGGCTTGGCCGCGAGGCCAGCCGCGAATGGGCCAGTCCGGGAGGCCAGCGGGGGCGTGGAGCTGGCCCGGGAGGCCAGCCGGGGAGTTGAGCTGGCCCGGGAGGCCTCCGGTGGACGACACTCCAGCGATGAGCGCAACGCTGCTGCTGGACGGCAAGACGATGGTGGTCTCCGGAGTGGGACCCGGCCTCGGGCGGGAGATCGCCGCCATCGGCCTGCGAGAGGGCGCCAACCTGGTGCTCGGTGCACGCCGGGAGGCCAATCTGCGCAGCGTCGCCGAGGAGCTCGACCCGTCGGGAGCGAAGGTGGCCTGGCGTCAGGCCGATATCACGAAGCCGGACGAATGCGATGGACTCGTGGCCACGGCCGTCGAGCGGTTCGGGCGACTGGATGCCGTCGTCAACTGCGCGGCGCTCGACACCGTCTTCGGGGGGCTGGAGGACGCCGACTTCGACCAGTGGCGGGCGGCCCTGGAGACGAACC is a window of Acidimicrobiales bacterium DNA encoding:
- a CDS encoding D-aminoacylase; its protein translation is MGVDGTPFGLEVAVLDYKIERATIVDGTGAPAIRGDIGVRDGRIVAVGTVDEPAARSLDADGLIVAPGFVDPHTHYDAQLFWDPSATPSNVHGVTTVVGGNCGFTLAPIKAEDADYIRRMMAKVEGMPLAALENGVDWRWESFAEYLDAVDHGIAVNAGFMVGHCAIRRYVMGADAIGNEATPEQLEAMVRVLHESLEAGGLGLSTTLSNTHSDGDGKPVASRYASHEELIALCRAVGEHGGTTLEGIVQGCLNMFSDEEIDLLVGMSVAARRPINWNVLTVDSRVPERVTRQLEASSIAQQAGGRIVALTMPVLVPMNMSFRNYCALNMIPGWGPILGLPIPERIEKLRDPEVRREMMAQAKSPEAGVFRRLADFRHYVIGDTYSAANEGMKGRVVGELATERGADPFSTLTEIVINDELKTILWPMPPDNDADTWELRKQVWSDERAMLGGSDAGAHLDRMCGAPYTTRFLGDMIRGRQLVPLERAVQLITDAPAQLFGLRERGRIAEGYHADLVAFDPETIGSEPAALVADLPGGSVRLTADSIGVVRVLVNGVETVVDGKATGETPGRVLRSGKDTATVATS